Proteins encoded together in one Nyctibius grandis isolate bNycGra1 chromosome 1, bNycGra1.pri, whole genome shotgun sequence window:
- the YIPF3 gene encoding protein YIPF3: MAAPGAVAAGGGRSGTAADWGGFEDNMQGGGSAVIDMENMDDTSGSSFEDMGEMHQRMKEEEEEEEAEGEAGAAEEEDGEFLGMKGLRGQLGRQVADQMWQVGKRQASRAFSLYANIDILRPYFDVEPVQVRTRLLESMIPVKMINFPQKIAGELYGPLMLVFTLVAILLHGMKTSDTIIREGTLMGTAIGTCFGYWLGVSSFIYFLAYLCNAQITMVQMLSLLGYGLFGHCITLFVTYNIHFHSLFYVFWLGVGGLSTLRMVAVLVSRTVGHTQRLILCGTLAALHMLFLLYLHFAYHKVVEGILDTLEGPNMLPFQRVARDIPVVSNAVLNTTAKAVALTL; this comes from the exons ATGGCCGCGCCgggggcggtggcagcgggCGGCGGCAGGAGCGGCACGGCCGCCGACTGGGGCGGCTTCGAGGACAACATGCAG GGTGGCGGGTCCGCCGTCATCGACATGGAGAACATGGACGACACGTCGGGCTCCAGCTTCGAGGACATGGGGGAGATGCACCAACgcatgaaggaggaggaggaggaggaggaggcggagggCGAGGCGGGGGCCGCCGAGGAGGAGGACGGGGAGTTCCTGGGCATGAAGGGGCTGCGGGGGCAGCTGGGCCGGCAGGTGGCTGACCAG ATGTGGCAGGTGGGGAAGAGGCAAGCCTCCAGGGCCTTCAGCCTCTACGCCAACATCGACATCCTCCGGCCCTACTTCGACGTGGAACCCGTCCAAGTGCGCACCAG ACTGTTGGAGTCCATGATTCCTGTCAAGATGATTAATTTTCCGCAG AAGATTGCAGGCGAGCTTTATGGACCCCTCATGCTGGTTTTCACACTGGTGGCCATCCTTTTGCATGGGATGAAGACCTCGGACACCATCATT AGGGAAGGCACACTGATGGGCACAGCCATTGGCACCTGCTTCGGTTACTGGTTGGGCGTCTCCTCTTTCATCTATTTCCTGGCATATCTGTGCAATGCCCAAATCACGATGGTGCAGATGCTGTCACTGTTG gGCTATGGCCTTTTTGGACACTGCATCACTCTCTTTGTCACCTATAATATCCACTTCCACTCCCTCTTCTATGTCTTCTGGTTGGGTGTTGGTGGACTCTCTACACTACGAATG GTTGCTGTGTTGGTGTCACGCACTGTGGGACATACCCAGCGGCTCATCCTGTGTGGGACCCTTGCTGCTCTGCATATGCTTTTCCTCCTCTATCTGCACTTTGCTTATCACAAGGTGGTGGAAG GTATCCTGGACACATTGGAAGGACCCAACATGCTGCCCTTTCAGAGAGTTGCCAGAGACATTCCAGTTGTTTCCAATGCTGTATTGAACACAACAGCCAAAGCCGTTGCATTGACCCTGTAG
- the LRRC73 gene encoding leucine-rich repeat-containing protein 73, translating to MLPGSIQISGETLSGAEIRDICESLRENSVRLLSLRGCQLSERDFGHVCRGAAESRSLAQLNLNLGIVSNINRVKQLAEALKTNRSVQSLFLHGSPLTDAGLALLNPALSIHPSLVALDLGDCMLGDEGINLICGLLPPDGAKSGLKELTLSANPGVTSKGWGRLAIAVAHSSQLRVLNLDYNPLGDQVAGMLAVAVASSRTLEVLDLEGTGLTNQSAQTLLDMVENYPTALRTLILAENNISPELQQQISDLLSEGEEEEETEAREVTAREKNPWICQNNSSSQMVLMTSGLGDSLLAETEM from the exons ATGCTGCCGGGGTCCATCCAGATCTCCGGGGAGACGCTGTCGGGGGCGGAGATCCGGGACATCTGCGAGAGCCTGCGGGAGAACTCGGTGCGGCTGCTGTCGCTGCGCGGCTGCCAGCTCTCGGAGCGGGACTTCGGGCACGTCTGCCGGGGGGCGGCCGAGTCCCGCTCCCTGGCCCAGCTCAACCTCAACCTGGGCATCGTCTCCAACATCAACCGCGTCAAGCAGCTGGCCGAGGCCCTCAAGACAAACCGCTCCGTCCAGTCCCTCTT CCTCCATGGGAGTCCCCTGACAGATGCAGGCTTGGCCCTCCTCAACCCTGCTCTCTCCATCCACCCCTCGCTGGTGGCTCTGGATCTAGGAGACTGCATGCTGGGTGATGAAGGCATCAACCTTATCTGTGGGCTCCTGCCACCTGACGGGGCCAAGTCTG gcctcAAAGAGCTAACGCTGAGCGCCAATCCAGGTGTCACAAGCAAAGGCTGGGGACGCCTGGCCATCGCAGTGGCTCACAGCTCACAGCTCCGGGTGCTGAACCTGGATTACAACCCCCTAG GTGACCAGGTAGCAGGGATGCTCGCCGTCGCTGTGGCCTCCAGTCGAACCCTCGAAGTTCTGGACTTGGAGGGAACAGGACTTACCAACCAGTCAGCCCAG ACCTTGCTGGACATGGTAGAGAATTACCCCACAGCCCTACGGACACTCATTCTGGCGGAGAACAACATTAGTCccgagctgcagcagcagatctCTGACCTACTCTCAgagggtgaggaagaggaggagacagAGGCTCGTGAAGTCACAGCCAGGGAGAAGAACCCCTGGATCTGCCAGAACA ATTCCAGCTCCCAGATGGTCCTGATGACGTCAGGTCTCGGTGACAGCCTCttagcagaaacagaaatgtag
- the TJAP1 gene encoding tight junction-associated protein 1 isoform X3, which translates to MSSTAPSKKPYRKAPPQHREIRHEVPIIRDDQDGVILAEQSQEPLTDAERMKLLQHENEELRRRLTYVTNKMEAMERELESGQDYLEMELGQNREELEKFKDKFRRLQNSYTASQRTNQDLEEKLHALASLSQSWIFAIKKAEMDRKTLDWEIVELTNKLLDAKTTINKLEELNERYRQDCNLAVQLLKCNKSHFRNHKFADLPYELQDMVNKHLHSTQESTGPGQEATHTLAPSDVVPTSVIARVLEKPESLVLNSAKSSSSSCPMAEDVFVHVDMSGAPPDACNSAGQMGKEGGDAEKQQNGGCKPQSSVESVPEEVPAFEKLSPYPTPSPPHPMYPGRKVIEFSEDKVRIPKNSPLPNCTYATRQAISLSLVQSEDESCDRHRTLPNSPASEGRRSASSCSCQQSPKAARAHGSSQSSPFSSPPQVPSAFASSASSEEDLLANWQRMFVDKAPPTSERVLMNRTAFSRDTAPELQKRFSRSMQELGRAASAYSDGEESAQSCSWTVSRDSSMDTDSTESRARRSHFSSDYGTDFSQDEAQKLLQESSGGTAEPGSPSPEKHKDYVDLGLPESPAEEREMLLQGSKESNQGGVQEESGESRVKPPFSRPHRSPKRMGVHHLHRKDSLTQAQEQGNLLS; encoded by the exons GAACCCTTGACGGATGCAGAAAGGATGAA GCTACTGCAGCATGAGAATGAGGAGCTGCGCCGACGGCTGACATATGTGACTAACAAAATGGAGGCGATGGAGAGGGAGCTGGAATCAGGTCAGGACTACCTGGAGATGGAGCTGGGCCAGAACCGTGAGGAGCTGGAAAAATTCAAGGACAAATTCCGTag GTTGCAGAACAGCTACACTGCTTCCCAGAGAACGAACCAAGACCTGGAGGAGAAGCTGCATGCCCTG GCCTCTCTCAGCCAAAGCTGGATTTTTGCA ATTAAAAAGGCAGAGATGGACCGCAAGACACTGGACTGGGAGATTGTAGAGCTCACTAATAAATTGCTTGATGCCAAAACCACCATCAATAAGCTGGAGGAACTCAAT GAACGCTATCGGCAGGATTGTAACCTTGCAGTACAGCTGCTCAAGTGTAACAAGTCCCACTTCAGGAACCACAAGTTTGCTGAT CTTCCCTATGAGCTGCAGGACATGGTCAATAAGCATTTGCACAGCACTCAGGAGTCCACAGGCCCTGGTCAAGAGGCAACCCACACCTTGGCTCCATCTGATGTTGTGCCCACCTCAGTCATTGCCAGAGTCCTGGAGAAACCAGAATCTCTGGTTCTGAATTCAGCCAAGTCCAGCAGTAGCAGCTGTCCCATGGCTGAGGATGTCTTTGTGCATGTGGACATGAGTGGAGCCCCTCCCGATGCCTGCAACAGTGCAGGGcagatggggaaggagggaggagatgcGGAGAAACAACAGAACGGTGGCTGCAAGCCACAGAGCAGCGTGGAAAGTGTGCCAGAGGAGGTGCCTGCCTTTGAGAAGCTAAGTCCATACCCTACGCCCTCACCTCCCCATCCTATGTACCCTGGGCGCAAAGTGATTGAGTTCTCTGAGGACAAGGTAAGGATCCCAAAGAACAGCCCCTTGCCCAACTGTACATATGCTACGCGCCAggccatctccctcagcctggTACAGAGCGAAGACGAGAGCTGCGACAGGCACCGGACACTCCCCAACAGCCCTGCTTCAGAAGGGCGCCGTTCGGCCTCCAGCTGTTCCTGTCAGCAGTCCCCCAAAGCAGCCAGGGCTCATGGCTCGTCCCAGAGCAGCCCATTCAGCAGCCCTCCCCAAGTCCCGAGCGCCtttgccagctctgccagctccgaGGAGGACCTGCTGGCCAACTGGCAGCGTATGTTTGTGGACAAGGCACCCCCCACCTCAGAGCGGGTGCTGATGAACCGCACAGCTTTCAGCCGTGACACGGCCCCTGAGCTCCAGAAGAGGTTCAGCCGCTCCATGCAGGAGCTGGGTAGGGCAGCCTCAGCTTACTCGGATGGTGAGGAGTCCgcacagagctgcagctggaccGTGAGCCGGGACTCGAGCATGGACACAGACAGCACTGAGTCCAGAGCCCGCAGGAGCCATTTCTCCTCAGACTATGGTACAGATTTCTCCCAGGATGAAGCCCAGAAGCTGTTGCAGGAAAGCAGTGGAGGCACTGCTGAGCCTGGAAGCCCCTCACCAGAGAAGCATAAGGACTATGTGGACCTTGGCTTGCCTGAGAGCCCAgctgaggagagagaaatgTTACTGCAGGGAAGCAAGGAGAGCAACCAAGGAGGTGTCCAAGAGGAAAGTGGAGAAAGCAGGGTCAAGCCACCCTTCAGTCGGCCACACCGCAGCCCCAAGAGGATGGGGGTCCACCACTTACATCGCAAGGACAGTCTGACGCAAGCCCAGGAGCAGGGCAACCTTCTCAGCTGA
- the TJAP1 gene encoding tight junction-associated protein 1 isoform X2, which yields MSSTAPSKKPYRKAPPQHREIRHEVPIIRDDQDGVILAEQSQEPLTDAERMKLLQHENEELRRRLTYVTNKMEAMERELESGQDYLEMELGQNREELEKFKDKFRRLQNSYTASQRTNQDLEEKLHALIKKAEMDRKTLDWEIVELTNKLLDAKTTINKLEELNERYRQDCNLAVQLLKCNKSHFRNHKFADLPYELQDMVNKHLHSTQESTGPGQEATHTLAPSDVVPTSVIARVLEKPESLVLNSAKSSSSSCPMAEDVFVHVDMSGAPPDACNSAGQMGKEGGDAEKQQNGGCKPQSSVESVPEEVPAFEKLSPYPTPSPPHPMYPGRKVIEFSEDKVRIPKNSPLPNCTYATRQAISLSLVQSEDESCDRHRTLPNSPASEGRRSASSCSCQQSPKAARAHGSSQSSPFSSPPQVPSAFASSASSEEDLLANWQRMFVDKAPPTSERVLMNRTAFSRDTAPELQKRFSRSMQELGRAASAYSDGEESAQSCSWTVSRDSSMDTDSTESRARRSHFSSDYGTDFSQDEAQKLLQESSGGTAEPGSPSPEKHKDYVDLGLPESPAEEREMLLQGSKESNQGGVQEESGESRVKPPFSRPHRSPKRMGVHHLHRKDSLTQAQEQGNLLS from the exons GAACCCTTGACGGATGCAGAAAGGATGAA GCTACTGCAGCATGAGAATGAGGAGCTGCGCCGACGGCTGACATATGTGACTAACAAAATGGAGGCGATGGAGAGGGAGCTGGAATCAGGTCAGGACTACCTGGAGATGGAGCTGGGCCAGAACCGTGAGGAGCTGGAAAAATTCAAGGACAAATTCCGTag GTTGCAGAACAGCTACACTGCTTCCCAGAGAACGAACCAAGACCTGGAGGAGAAGCTGCATGCCCTG ATTAAAAAGGCAGAGATGGACCGCAAGACACTGGACTGGGAGATTGTAGAGCTCACTAATAAATTGCTTGATGCCAAAACCACCATCAATAAGCTGGAGGAACTCAAT GAACGCTATCGGCAGGATTGTAACCTTGCAGTACAGCTGCTCAAGTGTAACAAGTCCCACTTCAGGAACCACAAGTTTGCTGAT CTTCCCTATGAGCTGCAGGACATGGTCAATAAGCATTTGCACAGCACTCAGGAGTCCACAGGCCCTGGTCAAGAGGCAACCCACACCTTGGCTCCATCTGATGTTGTGCCCACCTCAGTCATTGCCAGAGTCCTGGAGAAACCAGAATCTCTGGTTCTGAATTCAGCCAAGTCCAGCAGTAGCAGCTGTCCCATGGCTGAGGATGTCTTTGTGCATGTGGACATGAGTGGAGCCCCTCCCGATGCCTGCAACAGTGCAGGGcagatggggaaggagggaggagatgcGGAGAAACAACAGAACGGTGGCTGCAAGCCACAGAGCAGCGTGGAAAGTGTGCCAGAGGAGGTGCCTGCCTTTGAGAAGCTAAGTCCATACCCTACGCCCTCACCTCCCCATCCTATGTACCCTGGGCGCAAAGTGATTGAGTTCTCTGAGGACAAGGTAAGGATCCCAAAGAACAGCCCCTTGCCCAACTGTACATATGCTACGCGCCAggccatctccctcagcctggTACAGAGCGAAGACGAGAGCTGCGACAGGCACCGGACACTCCCCAACAGCCCTGCTTCAGAAGGGCGCCGTTCGGCCTCCAGCTGTTCCTGTCAGCAGTCCCCCAAAGCAGCCAGGGCTCATGGCTCGTCCCAGAGCAGCCCATTCAGCAGCCCTCCCCAAGTCCCGAGCGCCtttgccagctctgccagctccgaGGAGGACCTGCTGGCCAACTGGCAGCGTATGTTTGTGGACAAGGCACCCCCCACCTCAGAGCGGGTGCTGATGAACCGCACAGCTTTCAGCCGTGACACGGCCCCTGAGCTCCAGAAGAGGTTCAGCCGCTCCATGCAGGAGCTGGGTAGGGCAGCCTCAGCTTACTCGGATGGTGAGGAGTCCgcacagagctgcagctggaccGTGAGCCGGGACTCGAGCATGGACACAGACAGCACTGAGTCCAGAGCCCGCAGGAGCCATTTCTCCTCAGACTATGGTACAGATTTCTCCCAGGATGAAGCCCAGAAGCTGTTGCAGGAAAGCAGTGGAGGCACTGCTGAGCCTGGAAGCCCCTCACCAGAGAAGCATAAGGACTATGTGGACCTTGGCTTGCCTGAGAGCCCAgctgaggagagagaaatgTTACTGCAGGGAAGCAAGGAGAGCAACCAAGGAGGTGTCCAAGAGGAAAGTGGAGAAAGCAGGGTCAAGCCACCCTTCAGTCGGCCACACCGCAGCCCCAAGAGGATGGGGGTCCACCACTTACATCGCAAGGACAGTCTGACGCAAGCCCAGGAGCAGGGCAACCTTCTCAGCTGA